A stretch of the Gossypium hirsutum isolate 1008001.06 chromosome D07, Gossypium_hirsutum_v2.1, whole genome shotgun sequence genome encodes the following:
- the LOC107909722 gene encoding copper methylamine oxidase: MVVIEFEDRKLVPLPLADPLRNYTAGETRGGVDRSDVKPLQIIQPEGPNFRWNFRIGFTPREGLVIYSVAYVDGSRGRRPITHRLSFVQMVVPYGDPNEPHYRKNAFDAGEDGLGKNAHSLKKALVSIGKDDGIKGYWKGNLPQVIRVVPYSAVQLFAYETY; this comes from the exons ATGGTGGTGATTGAATTTGAAGACCGTAAACTTGTTCCTCTTCCACTAGCTGATCCTTTAAGAAATTACACTGCTGGTGAAACACGAGGAGGTGTTGATCGAAGTGATGTGAAACCACTACAAATCATTCAACCAGAAGGTCCCAATTTTCGT TGGAATTTCCGAATTGGTTTCACTCCTAGGGAGGGTCTCGTAATATATTCTGTTGCTTATGTTGATGGTAGTCGTGGTCGGAGGCCTATAACCCATAGATTAAGTTTCGTTCAAATGGTAGTTCCTTACGGAGATCCAAATGAGCCACATTATAGGAAGAATGCATTTGATGCAGGAGAAGATGGGCTGGGTAAAAATGCACATTCTCTTAAGAag GCGCTTGTATCGATTGGGAAGGATGATGGAATTAAAGGGTACTGGAAGGGCAATCTTCCTCAG GTGATAAGAGTTGTACCTTACAGTGCAGTCCAGCTCTTTGCTTATGAAACTTATTAG